The stretch of DNA AATGGGAGGCCGCGTCGTGCTGGCCCTCAACGTCGCGGCGTTCCCCGAGGGCTTCCCCGATGAGGCGATAGCGGCGATCCTCGAGGCGGCCGCGGCGAAGGTGGCCGAAGCGGGCGGCACCGTCGCCGGCGGCCACACCATCAGCGCCGCCGAGCCGATCTTCGGTCTCGCGGTGCAGGGTCTTGTTGATCCGTCGCGTGTGTGGACCAAGTCCGGTGTCGAGCCGGGTGATCGTCTCGTGCTGTCGAAACCTGTCGGATCGGGGATCGTCCTCGCCGGTGGCAGCCCCGATGACAGGTCGGCCGCGATCGAGACGATGTGCACTCTCAACTCGGCAGCTGCGGACACACTCCATGAGGTCGGCGAGGTGCACGCGGTCACCGACGTGACCGGGTTCGGCCTCGCCGGCCACTCCTGGGAGATGGCCGAGCGCAGCGGGATGATTATCCGGCTGCATTCCACCAGCATGCCGCTCTACCCCGGCGCCATCGAGGCTGCTCGGCGCGGCACCCGCACGGGAGGTGATGCCCGAAATCGCACCTACCTGGCGGGCCACTTCACGAGCAGCGCCGCACCCGAACTCGAGGCGCTCGCGATCGACCCGCAGACTTCGGGCGGGCTGCTCGCTGCCGTGCCCGAGCCTGTGGCCGCGCGGCTGGTCGCGGCGGGATGGTGGGAGGTCGGCGACGCTGTGCCCGGCGATGCGGCCGGTCTTCGTGGTCCGGGGGTCGAGCTGCGCTAGCCCAGCGGTGAGGCGGGTAATTGGGGGGCGTGAAGGATCGCACCGCAGCAGAGAGCGACAAGGGCCGCTACAGCTGGCCTACAGCGGCAGGAGCAGTGCGCCGCCCCTGCCTGTGGTGTGTTCGTTCACGAGTCCGTCTCAGCGGGTGAGCGGAGAAGGCCGGATAACGTCCCCGCGAGCAACGCCATCACCGCCGAGAACGTCCACAGGTGGCGAAAGTGGTGGAGCTCCCCCACCGGGGTAGCGGCGGAACCCAGGACGGCGACCAGGATCGCCACTCCGAGCGCCCCGCCTACCTGGCGCGACGTCTGGTTCACCGCGCTTCCGACGGCGAAGCGGGTGGCGTGCAGGCTGGCTACTGCCGCGGCTCCGAGAACAGGGAAGGTGAGCCCGATGCCGAGCCCGGTCACGAGCGTCGCCGGCAGCCAGCGGGCCAAGTAGGACGGGTGAACCCCGACCTGCGTCGCGTACCAGGCAAGACCGGCCGCGAACACCGCGAAGCCCGGTATCAGTACCCGCCGGAACCCGTACCTGGTAGCGAGCTTGCCGGCGGGTCCCGACACCGCGGCCACCACCAGGGGGCCGGGGGTGACCGCCAGACCGGCGCGCAGGATCGAGTAGTGCCACACGCCGGTGAGAAACAGGATGTTCCCGAGCAGCATGGCGAAGAACCCCATGGCGTAGACCGCCGTGGCGGCGTTGGCGACGCTGAACGACCGGTGCCGGAACAACTCCAGGTCGAGCACCGGCTCGGGATGCCTGGCGCACCGGGCCAGGAAGAGGCCGCCGATGGCGACCCCCCCGATGCCGGCGCCCAGAACCCGTGGGTCGGCCCAGCCCCAGCCAGATCCCTCGGATATGGCGAAC from Acidimicrobiales bacterium encodes:
- the selD gene encoding selenide, water dikinase SelD — encoded protein: MTSSTVKLTEWTKCGGCAAKWGGAPLSDLLRGLDPVAGEDLLVGLAPFDDAAVYRLSPDLALVSTTDFFPPLVDDPSDFGAIAAANACSDIFAMGGRVVLALNVAAFPEGFPDEAIAAILEAAAAKVAEAGGTVAGGHTISAAEPIFGLAVQGLVDPSRVWTKSGVEPGDRLVLSKPVGSGIVLAGGSPDDRSAAIETMCTLNSAAADTLHEVGEVHAVTDVTGFGLAGHSWEMAERSGMIIRLHSTSMPLYPGAIEAARRGTRTGGDARNRTYLAGHFTSSAAPELEALAIDPQTSGGLLAAVPEPVAARLVAAGWWEVGDAVPGDAAGLRGPGVELR
- a CDS encoding DHA2 family efflux MFS transporter permease subunit, giving the protein MTGLTLALPRVEVAPTRRNLVFAVTALGAFMASLDLSIVNVAFPALARSFPSASRADLAWVITAYAIVYAALLVTAGRTADRLGRRRVFFIGLGVFTVGSALCGLAPSLPLLIAGRIGQGVGAALLLPASLGLLLEVFSAEARSQAVALWAGVGALAVATGPSLGAALISAGGWRWAFFVNIPVGVIASALGRRVLPDDHAADHRPSPDYPGVVMVTASLAGIVFAISEGSGWGWADPRVLGAGIGGVAIGGLFLARCARHPEPVLDLELFRHRSFSVANAATAVYAMGFFAMLLGNILFLTGVWHYSILRAGLAVTPGPLVVAAVSGPAGKLATRYGFRRVLIPGFAVFAAGLAWYATQVGVHPSYLARWLPATLVTGLGIGLTFPVLGAAAVASLHATRFAVGSAVNQTSRQVGGALGVAILVAVLGSAATPVGELHHFRHLWTFSAVMALLAGTLSGLLRSPAETDS